Proteins found in one Coffea eugenioides isolate CCC68of chromosome 5, Ceug_1.0, whole genome shotgun sequence genomic segment:
- the LOC113771512 gene encoding uncharacterized protein LOC113771512 yields MLPPTTGAQLQRGYHGSYSRLIIRTFLRPSPSPADFAKQTLSVGVQGDQRTHSHVVALRAVTSQDGMTADWYNFEHNFLDVVARKICNSVRGVNRVVQDITSKPPSTIEWE; encoded by the exons ATGTTGCCACCCACCACTGGCGCCCAGCTCCAGCGCGGCTACCATGGCAGCTACAGCCGCCTGATCATTCGCACCTTCCTTCGACCATCACCATCGCCTGCAGACTTCGCCAAGCAAACGCT GTCTGTTGGAGTTCAAGGTGATCAAAGAACACATTCTCATGTTGTTGCATTGAGAGCTGTCACAAGTCAAGATGGGATGACTGCTGACTGGTACAATTTTGAACACAATTTCCTTGATGTTGTTGCAAGAAAGATATGCAATAGTGTACGTGGTGTAAATCGAGTTGTTCAAGATATTACTTCCAAGCCTCCATCAACAATTGAATGGGAATAA